From Sphingobacteriales bacterium:
AGCGATGACGACGGCCTGCTTGATGGGGAAGAGGTAAACACTTACCAAACAAAACCACTAAATAGCGATACCGATGACGATGGATTAACCGATGGCGCCGAAGTAAAAACCCATAATACAAACCCTTTAACCGACGATAGTGACGGCGACGAGCTATTAGATGGCCAAGAAATAAACGATTACAAATCGAATCCATTAAAAGCCGACACCGATGACGACGGCATTAACGACGGCGAAGAGGTGCAAGTATATGGAACCGACCCTATAAATATTGATACAGATGCCGACTTTTTGACCGACGGTGAAGAGGTATTTCAATATCTAACCGACCCTAAACTTGCCGATACAGACTTTGATGGCCTTAAAGACGGTCCCGAAGTTTTAGACCTAAAAACCGACCCGCTTAAACCCGATACCGACAGCGATGGATTGGTAGATTATATTGAAGTAGTTGATACCAAAACCGACCCCCTTAAACCCGACACCGATGCCGACCAACTTACCGATGGTCAAGAGGTAAATACCATTAAAACCGACCCGCTTAACCCCGATACCGATGCCGACCAACTAACCGATGGCGATGAGGTAAATGGCACCGCTACCAACCCATTAAGCCCCGATACAGATGGCGACACCGTAGCAGACGGCATTGAAGCGCCAAACGCGCAAAATATTGATACCGACGGAGACGGAAAAATTGATGCCCTTGACGATGACGACGACAACGACACTATTCCTACCGCCAACGAAGACCCCAACAACGACAAAAACCCAATAAATGACGATACCGATGACGACAAAATTGCCAATTATTTAGACAATAACGATGATAACGACCCACTTTTAACCATAGATGAAGATACTAACAAAGATGGCAATTTTAATAACGATGACGATGACGGCGATGGTATTCCGGATTATTTAGATGCCGACCAAGTTGGTATTTCCGGAGTTAATATAACTTGGGCAAAAGCATTTCCAAATCCAACAAACGAGTGGGTAAACATAACAGTTGATATGCAATACGCCAAAAAAATTCAAAATGTGCAATTAATAAACCAAGCCGGTCAAATAGTTTTAACATCAAACAATTACCACCAATTGAATTTGCACGCTGTTGCAAACGGCAATTACCAAATAATTTTTGTAGGTCAAAACCAGCAAGTTTTGGGTAAATTAACCCTTACCAAGCAATAAGAACTTAAAGAAAGGCAAAACAAAAAATCCCTTGTCGTGCATTGCAAGTACAAGGGATTTTTTTTATTCCATACGTTACAAAGCTATGCTTCCAAACTATTTAATATTTGCTTTATTTCTTCGGCAATTTCGGCCATAACGCTGTCAATATTATTGTGTTCGGTTATAGGTTTTCCATTTCGGGGCAAGCCCTGCAGCGGTTGGAAGGGCGTTTCCTCAAGGTCAAAATTGTTAATTTTAATTGGTACAACAGCTTTTTTACCGACATAATTTTCTACTTCAAGGGCAAAATCAAGGGTTTCAGCCTGGTACAAATTAGCACTGAATAAAACCAAAACCAAGCGGGCATCAGCCAATTTATTGCTCCACAATAGTCGTTTATTCTCGGTTGCCTTAACATGCTTGTGCACATCGAACAAATCAATTCGTTTAGCCCGTTTTAACGGAAACAACTGTGCTATCAGTTTGTCGGCATAGACACCATCATTAGGATGGTAAACTAATAAAGCATTTACAGGTTGTTTACTATTGAGATTAGAATTGGCAATATTTGAGTTGTTTTTTTCCGGATTATCATCAGACAGCGTTTTTATATCCGGAATTTGTTGTTGTATTTTCAGCTCTTGTTCTAAAAAATCTAATAAGTTTAACAACGAAAATACTATTTTATTGCGTTCAATTTTTGTACTCTCACTATCTATAAGACCCAACATTTCATTTTCTTGCAACGAACTGAGTCGGGCTTTTAACAAAGTGAGTTCGTTTTTAATTTTAAGTATTAAGTGTTCCTCGGCGTTAAACAAAGCTGCCAAAGCATCTTTTAGGTTGCCGTTGCCAATTAAGTCGCGAATTTCGTTAATATTCATAAGCAGTCGTTAAATAAAACTATTTACTTTTTCTTCTCGATTTTAGGAAACTGCTGCAAAATATCACTGTCTATTTGTAATTCGGGCAATTTTACGGTATCCGGATTGGCAAAATATTTTATCCAGCCACTAAATTTAGCATAATAGCTTGGTAATTCGTCTTTACCACTCGCACTTTTAAGGCTTCGTGAGAACTGTGGCAACGTATTTTTTGCCGAAGTTTCATCCATAAAAGGTAATATTGTATAATATTTATCTTTTTCTTTAATAACCAAAGTGTTTAGTTGCTCCATGTTTATTCGCATCAAACCGGCCTCATAAATGCTTAATTGGGGCGTTTTATCAACACTTATAACAATGCCCCAAATGCCGGGTTCTTTTTGGGGCAATTCGGTAACGTAGGGCGTGGTATTTACTATATGATCCCTTGGGTTCCTGTAGGGAGGGGGATAATTATTTATCGCGGCTTGGCTATCAATTTTGGCAATAATTTGGGCTAACGAATCGTTAATTTTATTTAGCGAGTCATTTTTTTTGTATAATATTGATTGCTCGCCAACTTTTTCGGCAGTATGGTCGTAGCGCAACTGCAATTTTTGTTCGGCCAAGTCGGCACGTTTTTTTTGTTGCCATGCCCAAAACAGGGTTACGGTAGCAGCCAAAAACAGTAAAAACCAAAACAGAGACACAAAAAAATTCAAACGCTGAATTCGGTTTACCCGCGCTAACTGTTCGTTTTTTTTAGCAGTTTCAACCGCAAATTTTTCTCGTTCGGTTATCAATTCACGGCGTTGGAAGGAGTTTAAAATAGGCCCCACTAAGGTGTCGTGGCTAATTTCGTAGGTTTTACCCAAGCGCGAGTTTTCGGCTCTTATAAGTCGGCTATTAAGTAATAACCCTAACAAAGGGTCGTTGTTTTTTAATAAATCTTTAACCATTGCTTCGGGCTGACTTACCCGCTTGCCCTGCATAATCAGATTTTCCTCCATTAAATTTTGAGCCATATTTTTTTCATCCGGATTTGTTATTTGGGCAATTTGGTCTTCGTAGTAATTCGATAATATATTGTTTATGCCCTCCTCGCCGCCCAATAAATCTACATCTACAACCACATTTTGTTTGCCTGCTAATTGTAAATTTTTCACCCTGTCTTCAATTACCTGTCCTAAAATTTGCAATTGAAAAGCCTCCACCTCTTGTTCGTTATTGGCCAAAGTTTTTAAAATAAGCTGCAAGGCATTAGGTGCAAAGGTAAAAGGTTCGGTATAAAAGTTATCGCCTTGCAAACAAGCTGGGTTTTGCAATGCCTGTTCGGCATCAGGGGGGCTTAAGGCCCGCAAATTATAGCGCGTTTTTAAAATAGCGGTTACTTGTGTCGTCAGGTCATCTAATAAATGTAATCTGTCGCTTCTTATAACAAATAAAACATGTATATCAATAGGTGAATACCAAGCTAATATTTCGGCAGTGCGTTCGCGGCGCGGAATTTCGAGTAATTGCAACTCGGTAGCTGGCGGAATTTGTAAGCTTATTATTTCGGCTATTTGTTGTGCAAAATGGTCGCGATGTGGCTTGGGATGGTTAAAAAACTCTTCGAATTGGTCAAAAATCAGAATAGGTTTAAGCGATTGTCCTTGGTTTCCGGAAAAAGTACAGGCGCGCAAATTTTCCCAAAGGGTGTATTGCCCGTTTTCTGGATTTTGTTTGGCGAATCTTTTTAGCTTTGCTATATCTAAAAAATTTACAAGTGCATTTGAAACCGCCTGAACCGGATTTATTTCAAAATTATTAAAGCGCACCGGTAGCGACTGCCAGCCTTGATTTTCGAGCGAGGGTATTACGCCTGCATTTAATAAAGACGATTTACCGATACCCGATTTAGCAAAAAGAACAACCAATTCTTTCGCTTTTAGCAGGTTCACCATCTCATCAATTTCGCGGTTGCGGCCAAAAAACAGCCGTTTATCTTCCGCTTTGTAGGGGTAAACACCTAAATAACGCCTGTTTTGTTTAGGTGCGGTTTGGCCAATCACGAATTAGTTGTTTTAATTGTTCAACAATATTTTGGTAAGGCAAGTCGGTATTTTCCCAGTGTTCCGACAACAATGGCTTTTGTGGACTTGGCGCTGGGTTAAAGGAGGCAAAAGGTGTGTCGCTCCAACCGCAATACGATACTAACACGGGCAGTAAACGGTAAGTTTTAGTTGAAGGCTGCGTTTGCATTAAATTTAGGGCATCGGTTGCTTGATTATAGGTTTCGGAGGCTAAAAATTCGGCACTAAAAAGTACAATAAACACATCGGCGGTTTGTAATTGTTGGTCAATCCAAGTTTGGGCATTTTGGCCAGCAGGCGGTAAATGGCCTTGTACAACCTCTATTTCGTTGTTTTGAATTAAGAGGGTTAAATGAAGTAATATTTTGTTAGATACATGAATATCATTTTCGGTATGATGTGTTACAATGAAGATGCGCAAAGGCTGTTTTTTATCCGGAGGATTTTGGTTTAAATTTGTTTGGCTTGTAGTGATATAATTTTGGTATTGACTTTGCAATTCGGTGGTAAACTCAGAAGCATTTTTATCAATAAACTGAAATCCAAAATGTTCTTCGTAAAACTCGCGCATGGCCTTTGAAAACTCTAAAATTGAGTGTTTTGGCGAAAAAGTAAGATTATCTTTAACCACTTGCAAATCGAGGGTGTGTAAAAGCAGTCTAAATTGCCAGTTGTCTATATCTAAATCGTAAAAAATATAGGTGCGAGGGTCTTTAAAATGGCTGACAATCCGGGGCGGTATAGGTGGCTCGCCTCTAATAATTTTTTCAACAAACTCAACTTGGTCATTTTCGGTTAAAACCAACGATCTGGGCTCATCAAATGTCCCTAATAAATTGTAAACCAATGGGTTTTGAATACTAAAAGCATTAATATCGGTTTGGTGTGGAGCATCGCCGCAAAAATTATACCATGCCTGCGTGCAGGTTTTACCTGCCTGCCGCAGGGCACGCAGCATAAAATCATCGGGGTTGGTGTTGATGATTAGCGGTACGGGTAGTTTAGCTAACTCGTGGTAAATGGGCGGAATTTGAGTAGCATACTTTTTGTAGGTCTGTAAAATAGTAGCAACCAAATCAATGCGGCGAACACCTTCGAGGTGTAAAAATTTAGAGGCTGTATAAAGTAAATTGGTTTTTTGTTGTTGGTCGTAAGTAATACTTTCGGCATCCAAATCAACACAGAGTTGTTGGGCAAAAATTTCGCGCAGGGTGCATTTAGCCTCATTATAGGTGGCTGTAGCCAACGAAGGGCCAATAATCAGCACACAGCGTCCTTGTTGTAAGTCGTTTAATAAACTATCCCATTGGCGCTTTTTAAGCATACATAATTAGTTTTATAGTTGAGTTTTGGCAGGGTGAGATAAACGAGCAGTGAGCGCATAAAATAGTTTTTAACATCCTTAGCCACCAAGTATATTGGTAAAAGGCTGTTATTAAAAGCTAAGGCTATTTTGCTTAAAACTATCATGGGCGGGGTAAAATTAGGATATTTTTTTTAGTTTTCTTACTTGTAGGAATATAAATGCAGGCAAACGTTTAAAACTGTTTTAAAATTACCAAAATAGGCAAGCAGTTCCGGGTAAAACATTAAATTTTTCTTCCAGATGAGATGTTTAGGGGACGAATTTGACTAAGTTTTTACTAAGTATTAGAAATATCATCGTGAGGCAAGAATATTTCAATTTATTTTTCCGGAAAAAACACTAGGCCTTGGTGTTTTTATACTTTTTCCTGCTAATAATTGCGTACCTTTGCAGCCCCTAATAACACAAATATTGGATTAATTAAATTTAACCACCAAACAAGTTTTTACATTTTTATACTTACAATATTAATTAATGGAAATATCTCCTAACACTGTTGTAGCCATTAGCTATAACTTATTTGAAGGCGGCCCTGAGGGAACCTTTATTGAAGCCACCTCGCCCGACCAACCTTTTGTTTTTTTATGCGGAGCTGGCAACGTTCTCGATGTGTTTGAAGACAACCTAACCGGCCTCCGTGTTGGTGACAGTTTTGAATTTATAATTGACAGTAACAATGCCTACGGCCCTGTTGATGAGCAAGCCGTTGTAGGTGTGCCAATTGAGAGTTTTATTATTGATGGTGCTTTGGCCACAGATTTGCTAAAAATTGGTAATATCATACCTATGGTTGATGAAAATAACCACAAACTTAATGCCCGCATTATTGATATTACGGAGCAAATTGTAACCCTCGACTTTAATCATCCTATGGCAGGCCGCGACCTATTTTTTACTGGCTCGGTTGTTGCCGTACGCGCTGCTACTGCCACAGAACTTTCTCATGGCCACGTGCACGGCTTTGACGGCACTGACGAACACGGCGGCCACCACCACTAATATTAGCAAACAAGCGAGCAAATACGGTAATTATTTTATTTTAAAAAACAGGATGCTAAAATAATTTTTTACGCTTTGCTATATTTTTTAATAATTTTGTAAAATATACCTTACCTTTGTAGTAGATTTGCTTGCGCTAAGTTTATATCTCATTATCTTATTTTATCTTTGCAACTAATTTAACTTAATTTGATGACGTACTAACCCCTCAACTAAATCAGTTTTTCTTTTTTTTTTAATTTTTCTTTTACAAATGAACATTTACGTTTCAAATTTAAGTTTTGACATAACCGACCAAGACCTAAATGAACTTTTTGAGGAGTACGGAACCGTATCCTCGGCCAAGGTAATCAAAGACCGTG
This genomic window contains:
- a CDS encoding ATP-binding protein, producing the protein MIGQTAPKQNRRYLGVYPYKAEDKRLFFGRNREIDEMVNLLKAKELVVLFAKSGIGKSSLLNAGVIPSLENQGWQSLPVRFNNFEINPVQAVSNALVNFLDIAKLKRFAKQNPENGQYTLWENLRACTFSGNQGQSLKPILIFDQFEEFFNHPKPHRDHFAQQIAEIISLQIPPATELQLLEIPRRERTAEILAWYSPIDIHVLFVIRSDRLHLLDDLTTQVTAILKTRYNLRALSPPDAEQALQNPACLQGDNFYTEPFTFAPNALQLILKTLANNEQEVEAFQLQILGQVIEDRVKNLQLAGKQNVVVDVDLLGGEEGINNILSNYYEDQIAQITNPDEKNMAQNLMEENLIMQGKRVSQPEAMVKDLLKNNDPLLGLLLNSRLIRAENSRLGKTYEISHDTLVGPILNSFQRRELITEREKFAVETAKKNEQLARVNRIQRLNFFVSLFWFLLFLAATVTLFWAWQQKKRADLAEQKLQLRYDHTAEKVGEQSILYKKNDSLNKINDSLAQIIAKIDSQAAINNYPPPYRNPRDHIVNTTPYVTELPQKEPGIWGIVISVDKTPQLSIYEAGLMRINMEQLNTLVIKEKDKYYTILPFMDETSAKNTLPQFSRSLKSASGKDELPSYYAKFSGWIKYFANPDTVKLPELQIDSDILQQFPKIEKKK
- a CDS encoding T9SS type A sorting domain-containing protein; this translates as MKYFSTKLALLAVLGLFLVLQGGLIKLNAQDTASYDLRFNNLLLGSNTLCVDIQIKSATDKSFTIGSHTFYLSYNKDNLSSPTYNSKNFDDKNLCAFGGTTAPYYAPNMGYDQSSGELNITTIMMIPNFGCPDVTPEWLTAGTICFEMISDSQPTKFYWNKDLTDINAGDDLSVLKKNNLANLDTIPVGAPKDTDNDGLNDNDEITYGTDVSDPDSDDDGLLDGEEVNTYQTKPLNSDTDDDGLTDGAEVKTHNTNPLTDDSDGDELLDGQEINDYKSNPLKADTDDDGINDGEEVQVYGTDPINIDTDADFLTDGEEVFQYLTDPKLADTDFDGLKDGPEVLDLKTDPLKPDTDSDGLVDYIEVVDTKTDPLKPDTDADQLTDGQEVNTIKTDPLNPDTDADQLTDGDEVNGTATNPLSPDTDGDTVADGIEAPNAQNIDTDGDGKIDALDDDDDNDTIPTANEDPNNDKNPINDDTDDDKIANYLDNNDDNDPLLTIDEDTNKDGNFNNDDDDGDGIPDYLDADQVGISGVNITWAKAFPNPTNEWVNITVDMQYAKKIQNVQLINQAGQIVLTSNNYHQLNLHAVANGNYQIIFVGQNQQVLGKLTLTKQ
- a CDS encoding toll/interleukin-1 receptor domain-containing protein, whose amino-acid sequence is MLKKRQWDSLLNDLQQGRCVLIIGPSLATATYNEAKCTLREIFAQQLCVDLDAESITYDQQQKTNLLYTASKFLHLEGVRRIDLVATILQTYKKYATQIPPIYHELAKLPVPLIINTNPDDFMLRALRQAGKTCTQAWYNFCGDAPHQTDINAFSIQNPLVYNLLGTFDEPRSLVLTENDQVEFVEKIIRGEPPIPPRIVSHFKDPRTYIFYDLDIDNWQFRLLLHTLDLQVVKDNLTFSPKHSILEFSKAMREFYEEHFGFQFIDKNASEFTTELQSQYQNYITTSQTNLNQNPPDKKQPLRIFIVTHHTENDIHVSNKILLHLTLLIQNNEIEVVQGHLPPAGQNAQTWIDQQLQTADVFIVLFSAEFLASETYNQATDALNLMQTQPSTKTYRLLPVLVSYCGWSDTPFASFNPAPSPQKPLLSEHWENTDLPYQNIVEQLKQLIRDWPNRT
- a CDS encoding FKBP-type peptidyl-prolyl cis-trans isomerase, giving the protein MEISPNTVVAISYNLFEGGPEGTFIEATSPDQPFVFLCGAGNVLDVFEDNLTGLRVGDSFEFIIDSNNAYGPVDEQAVVGVPIESFIIDGALATDLLKIGNIIPMVDENNHKLNARIIDITEQIVTLDFNHPMAGRDLFFTGSVVAVRAATATELSHGHVHGFDGTDEHGGHHH